The following proteins come from a genomic window of Trifolium pratense cultivar HEN17-A07 linkage group LG4, ARS_RC_1.1, whole genome shotgun sequence:
- the LOC123924531 gene encoding uncharacterized protein LOC123924531, whose product MLSVDSKKPLLKRTKISLINPKHARRILAKRKFFARLRLTRLKRYIQRRNIENERLRINDEEIHSLNVQIEAELWERFKQHLKEEIRNRVRQLFYRNHPVMFAFLVAQIFQQENEDGEKDEEEEENEDEDEDKDEEK is encoded by the exons ATGTTGAGCGTTGATTCTAAAAAGCCATTGCTCAAGCGCACAAAGATTTCCTTGATTAACCCCAAGCATGCTAGAAG GATATTGGCAAAAAGAAAATTCTTTGCAAGATTAAGACTTACTAGGTTAAAG AGATATATTCAAAGAAGGAACATCGAGAATGAGCGGCTGCGAATCAATGATGAGGAGATTCACTCACTAAATG tacAAATTGAAGCTGAATTATGGGAGAGATTTAAGCAACatttgaaagaagaaattaGAAACAGAGTGAGGCAATTATTCTACCGCAACCATCCAGTTATGTTCGCTTTTTTAGTTGCACAAATATTTCaacaagaaaatgaagatgGCGAGAAggatgaggaggaggaggagaatgAAGATGAGGACGAGGATAAAGATGAGGAGAAATAA
- the LOC123881380 gene encoding em-like protein GEA6, with amino-acid sequence MASQQERKELDEKAKQGETVVPGGTGGKSLEAQEHLAEGRSKGGQTRKEQLGTEGYQQMGRKGGLSTMEKSGGERAEEEGIDIDESKFKNQNK; translated from the exons ATGGCATCTCAACAAGAACGAAAAGAACTTGATGAGAAGGCAAAGCAAGGAGAGACTGTTGTTCCTGGTGGTACTGGAGGCAAGAGTCTTGAGGCTCAGGAACATCTTGCTGAAG GGAGGAGCAAAGGAGGGCAGACAAGGAAGGAGCAACTTGGGACAGAAGGGTATCAGCAGATGGGTCGTAAAGGTGGACTGAGCACTATGGAGAAGTCAGGAGGAGAGCGTGCTGAAGAGGAAGGTATTGACATTGATGAGTCCAAGTTCAAGAACCAGAACAAGTGA
- the LOC123881381 gene encoding AMP deaminase, which yields MDAHAVHLAMAALFGASIVAVSAYYMHRKTLTQLLEFARTVELEGGSDGGDSPRRRRGGSKRRGNGSYRRGSGSLPDVTALSGGVDGNGLLHVEGIPAGLPRLQTLPEGKSANNGSFKRNILRPTSPKSPVASASAFESVEGSDDEDNLSDRAKLDTTYLHTNGNVGGEGKNPYETLSNHVNTNGEQMAITASSMIRSHSISGDLHGVQPDPIAADILRKEPEQEVFARLKITPMEAPSPDEIESYVILQECLEMRKRYIFKEAVAPWEKEVISDPTTPKPNLEPFFFTPEGKSDHYFEMQDGVIHVFPNRNSKEELFPVADATTFFTDLHQILRVIAAGNIRTLCHHRLNLLEQKFNLHLMLNADREFLAQKSAPHRDFYNVRKVDTHVHHSACMNQKHLLRFIKSKLRKEPDEVVIFRDGTYLTLKEVFESLDLTGYDLNVDLLDVHADKSTFHRFDKFNLKYNPCGQSRLREIFLKQDNLIQGRFLGELTKQVFSDLEASKYQMAEYRVSIYGRKQSEWDQLASWIVNNELYSENVVWLIQLPRLYNIYKEMGIVTSFQNMLDNIFIPLFEVTVDPDSHPQLHVFLKQVVGLDLVDDESKPERRPTKHMPTPAQWTNVFNPAYSYYVYYCYANLYTLNKLRESKGMTTIKFRPHSGEAGDIDHLAATFLTAHNIAHGINLRKSPVLQYLYYLAQIGLAMSPLSNNSLFLDYHRNPLPIFFLRGLNVSLSTDDPLQIHLTKEPLVEEYSIAASVWKLSSCDLCEIARNSVYQSGFSHALKSHWIGKEYYKRGPNGNDIHRTNVPHIRLEFRDTIWREEMQQVYLGKSIIPEEIEK from the exons ATGGATGCGCACGCGGTGCATTTGGCTATGGCGGCACTCTTCGGAGCTTCAATTGTTGCTGTATCGGCGTACTACATGCATCGCAAGACGCTAACGCAGTTATTGGAGTTTGCACGTACGGTTGAGCTTGAAGGTGGTTCTGACGGCGGCGATTCGCCGAGGAGGCGGCGCGGTGGTTCTAAGAGGAGAGGAAATGGAAGTTACCGGCGTGGTTCGGGTTCGTTGCCGGATGTTACGGCTCTTTCTGGTGGAGTCGACGGAAATGGACTGTTACATGTTGAAGGGATTCCGGCTGGATTGCCTCGGCTGCAAACACTTCCTGAAG GAAAATCTGCAAACAATGGTTCATTTAAGAGAAATATTTTAAGACCAACTTCTCCCAAGTCTCCTGTTGCTAGTGCTAGTgcctttgaaagtgtggagggATCAGATGATGAAGATAATTTGTCAGACAGAGCCAAACTGGATACTACATATCTGCACACAAATGGAAATGTA GGTGGAGAAGGTAAAAATCCATACGAGACTTTGTCTAATCATGTCAATACTAATGGAGAGCAGATGGCAATCACTGCTTCAAGTATGATCCGTTCTCATAGTATTTCTGGTGATCTGCATGGTGTGCAGCCTGACCCAATAGCAGCTGACATTTTGAGGAAAGAGCCAGAGCAAGAAGTTTTTGCTCGATTAAAAATTACTCCTATGG AGGCACCATCACCTGATGAAATTGAATCCTATGTGATTCTTCAAGAATGCCTTGAAATGAGgaaaagatatatttttaaagAAGCAGTTGCTCCATGGGAGAAAGAAGTTATATCTGACCCCACTACTCCAAAACCTAACCTAGAGCCATTCTTTTTCACACCTGAAGGAAAGTCTGAT CATTATTTTGAAATGCAAGATGGAGTTATTCATGTATTTCCAAATAGAAACT CCAAGGAAGAGCTTTTTCCTGTTGCTGATGCAACTACCTTTTTCACCGACCTTCATCAGATACTTCGAGTTATAGCAGCAGGGAATATCAGAACTTTATGCCACCACAGGCTTAATCTTCTTGAACAA AAATTCAATCTTCATTTGATGCTCAATGCGGACAGGGAATTTCTTGCCCAGAAAAGTGCTCCACATCGAGACTTCTATAATGTTAGAAAGGTGGATACACATGTCCACCACTCAGCATGCATGAATCAGAAACATCTTTTGAGATTCATAAAGTCAAAGCTGAGGAAAGAGCCTGATGAG GTTGTAATATTTCGAGATGGGACATATCTGACGTTGAAAGAGGTTTTTGAGAGTCTAGATTTAACTGG ATACGATCTCAATGTTGACCTTTTGGATGTTCATGCTGACAAGAGTACATTTCATCGCTTTGACAAGTTCAATCTTAAATACAATCCTTGCGGTCAGAGTAGGCTCAGGGAGATATTTTTGAAGCAGGATAATCTCATTCaag GTCGTTTCCTTGGTGAGCTCACAAAGCAAGTGTTTTCTGATCTTGAAGCCAGTAAATATCAG ATGGCTGAATATAGAGTATCAATATATGGTAGGAAGCAAAGTGAATGGGACCAACTAGCCAGTTGGATAGTGAATAATGAATTGTACAGCGAGAATGTTGTTTGGTTGATTCAG CTTCCACGATTGTACAATATATACAAAGAAATGGGAATTGTGACCTCATTCCAGAACATGCTTGACAATATCTTCATTCCACTATTTGAGGTTACTGTTGACCCTGATTCACATCCTCAGCTGCATGTTTTCTTGAAACAG GTCGTTGGGTTAGATTTGGTGGATGATGAAAGCAAACCTGAAAGACGGCCTACAAAACACATGCCTACACCTGCTCAATGGACAAATGTATTCAATCCGGCATATTCATACTATGTGTATTACTGTTACGCAAATCTGTACACCTTAAACAAG CTTCGTGAATCAAAGGGAATGACAACAATCAAATTCCGTCCTCATTCTGGAGAG GCTGGTGATATTGACCACCTTGCTGCTACCTTCCTTACCGCTCATAACATCGCACATGGAATTAACTTGAGAAAATCGCCTGTGCTTCAATATTTGTATTATTTGGCTCAG ATTGGACTGGCAATGTCTCCTCTGAGCAATAACTCTCTATTTCTAGACTACCATCGAAATCCTCTTCCCATTTTCTTCTTACGGGGTTTGAATGTATCACTTTCTACTGATGATCCACTCCAAATTCATTTAACAAAGGAACCACTGGTTGAAGAGTATAGTATAGCTGCTTCT GTGTGGAAGTTGAGTTCATGTGATTTATGTGAGATTGCCCGTAATTCGGTTTATCAATCAGGTTTCTCGCATGCTTTAAAG TCACATTGGATTGGTAAGGAATACTATAAGAGAGGGCCAAATGGAAATGACATTCACAGAACAAACGTTCCTCACATTCGGTTGGAGTTCCGTGACACG ATTTGGAGAGAGGAGATGCAACAGGTTTATTTGGGAAAATCTATCATTCCTGAAGAAATAGAGAAATAG